From Terriglobales bacterium:
CTCCACCCGGTGGGCATCGACCTCCAGAAGGGTCCGCATGTAACCCAGCATGCTGGGCTCGTCGTCCACCACCAGGATGTCGGCCGGTCGTACTCTTCCGCGCACTCTCTACTCCTGTACTTCGGCTTCCCGCTTGGTGGGAATGAGAAGGCAGAACTTCGATCCCTGGCCGGGTTCGCTTTCCACCCAGATCTTGCCGCCGTGGGCGAGCACCAGACGGCGCGCGATGGCGAGCCCCAGACCCATGCCGTCGGGTTGGTGGCCGTTGGGCGCAGGGCCTTTGCTGAAATCGTCGAAGACTTCGGAATGGAACTCCGGCGCCAGGCCGGGCCCGGTGTCGGAGACGGTGATCCGCGCCGCGTTGGTGGACCACTCGGCGCGCTTGCGGCGGTCGTTGGCTACCTTCGCCGGCTTGCCGCTGCGCCGCTCCCAGTGATAGGGCTCGGCACTCAACCAAACCGTGCCCCCTGGCGGCGAGAACTTGAGCGCGTTGTCGAGCAGATTCGAGATGATGTGCTGGATCTTGAAACTATCGAAGGGGAACGGTTTCAGCCGCTCGCTGGGAAGGACGTAGAGCGCGACGTGATTGTCCTGGAAGCGCTGCAGCCAAAAGCTGCAGACCTCCTGGAGAACGGCGTTCAGATCCGCCACTTCGCACCGCAGGCGCACGTTCCCGGTCTCCAGGGCGCTGTAGGTGAGGAAGTCCTGGATGAATTGCTGCAGGCGAACCCCGTTCTCGCGCATGTCGCTGAGCACCCGGCGTTGGCGCTCGCCCAGGTCGCCGAGCTTGTCACTGAGCAGCAGTTCCATATATCCGGTCATGATCGACAGCGGGGTCTTCAGTTCATGCGCAGCCGTGGCCAGGGCCACCGCACGCCGGCGGTATTCCTCTTCCAGGCGGCCGTAGGCTTCCAGCAGATGGTTGTACTGTTCCACCGTGGGGGGCGAATCCGCCGCAGCCGGTATCCAGGGACCCTCGGCCACTATATCGGTCGCGGGCTGCCGCGATCCGACTTCGTTCTCTGCCACGTGGCGCATCTGAGGTTTTTCCGACATGATGACGACAGCGGACCTCGAAAAACGGAGGTGCTAAACCCGTGAGCACACTGTACAACGCCGCCAAACGGACACTGTGCGGCGCTCGCTTTCACACTTTCAAAACGGCACGCTACGGTTTTGGGCGAAAGAATCTAACCTAGTTGTCAGTCATGCCGGAATATAACGGGCTTACAAAGCCAGTCGGGGGGGAGTTCTAGAGTAAGCCAGGCTTCTGTGGACTGTCAAGCCGGAAGTGGTAACGGCTTGCACCAGAAAGAGAAAAATGTTGCAGCTTTGGGCCGCCGATGGGTCCGGCGGACGGGAGTCAGAACTTAACTGAAGTACCTTAAGAAACAATGACATACGGGCTCCGCACCGCCCAGACACGGTTTGGCAGCAAGAGTGCGGATTAAAATCCGATGAAACCCTAGACCGAGGAAGCGCACGTGGCACGAAAACGCGGACCGTCGGACAAGCGGCAATGGCAACGTATCCCCTTGGCAATACCGGTCTTCATTCGCGGGGTTGACCTGCAGGGTAACGAGTTTCTGGAGTTTGCCACGGCGTTGAACATCAGCGCCGGGGGCGCCCTGGTGGCTACCCGACGACAACTGCCGCGCAGCTCGAGGCTTTCGCTGGAGATCCCGGTCGCTCCCGTGCCCCGTGCCATGAGCCTGCCGAAGGCCGCCCGCAAGCTCCGGGCTACGCTGGTGCGGGTCAACATGGAGCAAGGCTTCCAGCTGTGGGGACTCAAGTTCGCCAACAACCTGGCGGCCAAGGGGCGGCGCGCGCGCCGCAGCAAGAAGAACGCCCTTTCCTACGCGTGAGGTCACTCCCCTGGACCTGCTCCGCATTCAGGCAGAAAACACCGAGGGCCATGAAATGGCTTGAGCAGGCACCTGTCCGAGTGAGACGATGTTCTCACCCGGCAAGCGACCTGTGATGCGGGATGGGGAATAAGTGTGAGCACTCTTATGAAGAAGCATTGGACGCTGAAACTGATGTTGCTGTCTGTCCTGTTGGTGACGGCGGTGGCCTTCGCCCAAGAGTCGGACAAGAAAGAGTCGGACAAGAAGAAGGCCGCACCGGCAAGCCCGGAGGCGCAGAAGACCGCGCCCGCGGCCTCGGTCGACGTCAAGACTTACAAGATCGGTCCCGGCGACTTACTGGCGATCTCGGTGTGGAAGGAACCCGAACTGTCGCAAAAGGTCCCCGTGCGCCCCGACGGGATGATCACCCTGCCCCTGGTGGGCGACCTGAAGGCGTCGGGGATGACGCCGCTGGAACTGCAATCCATCATCGAGGAGAAACTCAAGGCCTTCATCTCCAGTCCCGCGGTGACCGTCATCGTGGAGGAGGTTCGGAGCCACGTCTTCAATGTCATGGGACAGGTGCTGAGACCCGGCACTTATGGCCTGGCCGGACGGACCACGGTCCTTGACGGACTGTCGCAAGCCGGCGGGTTCAGGGATTTCGCCAAGACCAAGAAGATCTATGTCATGCGGACGATGCCGGATGGCACGGTGAAGCGACTGCCCTTCAACTACAACGAGGTAATCAAGGGGCAAAACGTAGAACAGAACGTGGAGCTGGAATCGCACGACACCATCATCGTGCCCTAGCCATTGGGATAGCGAATGTACAAGAAATTCTTCAACCTGACCAAGAACCCGTTCGAGATCAGCCCCGACCCGTACTTCTTCTATCCCACAAAGCGGCACTTGGAGGCGCTGGCGGCCCTCAGCTACGGGATCACCAGCAACAAAGGGTTCATCGTCATCACCGGCGATGTGGGCACGGGCAAGACCCTGCTGGCGCGCTACCTGCTCAGCTACCTGACCCGCAACAACATCAGCTGCGCCTACGTCTTCAATACCCGGCTCTCGGACATCGAGTTCCTGAAATACATCATGGCGGATTGGGGGTTGCCCTTCGGCAACGGCAAGGCGGATGCCTTGCTGAAGTTGAACGAGCACCTCATCGCGCGCTTCAAACGCGGTCTGTCCACGGTGCTGATCGTGGACG
This genomic window contains:
- a CDS encoding PilZ domain-containing protein, which codes for MARKRGPSDKRQWQRIPLAIPVFIRGVDLQGNEFLEFATALNISAGGALVATRRQLPRSSRLSLEIPVAPVPRAMSLPKAARKLRATLVRVNMEQGFQLWGLKFANNLAAKGRRARRSKKNALSYA
- a CDS encoding polysaccharide biosynthesis/export family protein, giving the protein MKKHWTLKLMLLSVLLVTAVAFAQESDKKESDKKKAAPASPEAQKTAPAASVDVKTYKIGPGDLLAISVWKEPELSQKVPVRPDGMITLPLVGDLKASGMTPLELQSIIEEKLKAFISSPAVTVIVEEVRSHVFNVMGQVLRPGTYGLAGRTTVLDGLSQAGGFRDFAKTKKIYVMRTMPDGTVKRLPFNYNEVIKGQNVEQNVELESHDTIIVP
- a CDS encoding HAMP domain-containing sensor histidine kinase: MRHVAENEVGSRQPATDIVAEGPWIPAAADSPPTVEQYNHLLEAYGRLEEEYRRRAVALATAAHELKTPLSIMTGYMELLLSDKLGDLGERQRRVLSDMRENGVRLQQFIQDFLTYSALETGNVRLRCEVADLNAVLQEVCSFWLQRFQDNHVALYVLPSERLKPFPFDSFKIQHIISNLLDNALKFSPPGGTVWLSAEPYHWERRSGKPAKVANDRRKRAEWSTNAARITVSDTGPGLAPEFHSEVFDDFSKGPAPNGHQPDGMGLGLAIARRLVLAHGGKIWVESEPGQGSKFCLLIPTKREAEVQE